ATCATTATTAGATCCCTTTTGCATACtgacaatctataattttaagggtaggttaattttaacatcgagagatagatagaatatcaaaaataaaatcccgaaaatgtatttgcattttgcagtgagaaataagtatttgatccatctggcaagcaagacttaatacttggtggcaaaacccttgttggcaagcacagcagtcagacgctaccttgagatcattaacaaggtcacccgtgtagttttaggctgatctctcaccttcctcatgatcaaggataccccacgaggtgagattttgcatggggccccagatcgatgtcgattgacagtcattttgtatttcttccgtgTTCTTACTATTGCCCCAACAGTCTCCTTctcacttatggttttgtagcccattccagctttgtacagGTCTGTGATTCtgcccctgacatccttagaaagctctttggtcttgcccatgttgtagaggttagagtctgagtctgcagacaggagtcttttataaaggtgactatgtaagacagctgtctataatgcaggtaatgagttaatTAGGAGCGTTTAACTGgtgtgtaggagccagaactctaaaTAATTGAtacgggatcaaatacttacttctaactgcaaaatgcaaataaattgatataatgtatacagtgtgattttctggattttatttttgatattctatctgtcaatgttaaaattaacctacccttaaaattatagactgttcatgtctttgtcagtgggcaaacttacaaaatcagcaagtcaGGCACATTAATATATTCCAGGCGCAAATGATGGAAATGTTGTACACCTGCCCAACAGCCATAGCCCGACAGAGAAACATTGCATGTAATGTTCTACGATCTGTCCAGCATCACAATGAAGCCGCTACACCTCCCTGATCTCCATAGGAAACTGACATTTATGGTGTCTTTGTCAGCCGTTATCAGTCTTTCTTATACCATGGTAGTTTGTAGTTTAACATGGGACTGCAGCTAAATATGGTGCTTTTATCTTCAATACTATCGTTAAAATGAAATTctcatcagctctgctacatcggtgtTGTGTAGTAATAAAGAGTTAATTGCCAAGGCTGCTGGATTTAGCTTCCCAAGCTGAAGGCTCTATTCATTGCACATTCCTGAGCCTAATTCTGCCAGGACCAGCGAAGCACTGAGCAAGAAATGCCACTGTGCCCCAGACGCCCTTTTTCCAGTAGCCGATCATTGCATGTCTGACCCCTCATACTGATCATTTCTGAGCGTTCAACTTGTTTAGTTTTCATCGTGTCTTTAGGGTGGGCCGTATTTGCTAGTGAAATTCTCTGCACTCTATGGAAATCAGCTGAAACCACATTGGTCAACAAAGTGTGTTTTGTATAGAGGCCGAGCATCCCGTGACTCTGAAGCCACCCATGTACTTCTATAGAAATTGTCTGACACACTCCCACAGGGCAGGCATTTAATATGAATGTTTTATATCTATATagcttattttttaaaagaaacctGTCCTCCAGATTTGTGTTGCCTCGGACAACGGGCATCAGTTAAAGCAGGCTGGATGGCTAGTTTGAGACAGGTCCCGGGTTGGGTTCTTTCTCCCCTCTCTAGTTCCAACAGGGTGAATGCATAGACCTGTCAGTCAAAGGGACCATGGCAGGGTGAAGACCACCAAAGGACTTGTCTCAGACCAGTTCATCCTGCACAGTCTCCGGATGGCTTTTTAAATTGTGTTTAACACTAGGCTTAGTTTTCTCAAACTCTGCAGTGTTTCATGGTAAAACATACCTGGCTACAATCGTGCAGCCAATGtctaattcatgctgcccatgAATCTGATAACCGGTTCCTTTTTGGCTTAGCTTTGTTTTGTAGCTAGTTAAAGGGATCGGACATGTCAACATTTGCCAGAGGAGAAAATTTATCTCTCCCATacatatcaaatgctttgctgcttGTGGGTCCATCCAGCATTCAAGGGCTCGTCCACTACTTGGTTAATTCCTCCTCAATACCTGTGCTTCCCCCATTGGTAAAATAACACCTCCTGTGCTGTTTCAGTGGTGTCTGCGCTGGCTGTCCCTTGGATCTTGTGACGTAACACGCCCTGCGGACATCTGGAGGAAGTGTGAGCAGTAGCATCTCTCCTCTCCTCTGGATTTTCCCAAAGTGGAGTCAAGCCAGCACTGGTTGACCACAGGGATCGTGTGACATAATAATGTCACGCAAGTCCTGGGAGAGCCAGTGGTGACACTGCTGGATTGAGGCTGGCGCCAGAGGTGAGaagaggtaggtgtgtgtgtgtgtgtgtgtgtgtgtgtgtgtgtgtgtgtgtgtgtggggggggggggggggggggggggggtttttttttttttttttttttacagtgggagAAACGTGGGTATTAACAAGGGGTCCAAGTAGTGGAGATAACTCTTTTAACAAAGGCTTTGTTGGCAACatcataaatgggtaaaattgcaaagtgcttgtaaaatctGACAACTTTGCAATTTTGCCTCTTAGTAAGTGTTCTCTTTTCTCAAGAATAGAAGGATTCTTAATTCTGTTTACCGCTCGTTCTCCTAGGCAAGAAGTGCAGCGCTCGCGATCTGTTTTGCTGTAGACTTTGTAggggctgctctgaagctggcgggATAACTGGATCTGATGCTGCAGAGATGACGATACCTTTTCTCGTAGCATTGGAGAGCACCCAGTTCAGACCAGTAGTGCAACTAACAGTCATTCAGGAGCACCCTGGCAAGGAGGCACTTTTCCAAACTCAAAAGTTGTATGAAATGAAAGTCTGGATGGCCTGGCCTCGGGCTTTGGTCTGGCCTCGTTTTATTGGGGCTGAGCTAGAACATCCGTCACGGCCCATCAATATGGGTCGCACTCTTTCTGAAAAAAGCTTTGATCGCCACATCAATAAATCTTTAACACTAATGGCTCAGTAGCATTGGCATCCTGTGGGAGCTCCATAAGACTTGTTCTTGCTGAGATTCCAAAGCTCTTATCTTGCTGCCGATGTCCCCTTTGAATGTACAGTAGTGGTTCTAGGTTTAGTGCCCAGCTTGATGTAGAATATTTTGGTATGGTATCTGGTGTATGTATACTCCAATTAAGCAAAACATTGGATATTTGTAATAACCTGCCGCCTTTCTGTAAAAACAGGAATTTGTATAATGAGCCAAGCAGACTCTTTCCTGTTAGGAAATTCAGCTTTTCCCTCctccaaaatatttttattttttggctgaaTTGTGAACGTGTGGCCCCAGATGTCCTTGCTGTAGTAATTCTGTTTTTAGGACACTTGATGAGTAGTTACCAAAAAAAGCGAAGAGCACTTCACTGGATGAAGTAGTATTATAACCTGGCTGCACATGGTGTCTGGTGCTCGGTCTAATGGTGCAGTCAGACAGCCGTATAACCTGGACTGTGACATCGCAAAcctcggactggccggcagctctcctgaccGAAGCATGaccgctgcatagaaatacaagcgGTCACGCTCAGGTGATGAGCGCTgctggccagtccgaggattgcaatgctaTCCTCACGCGAGTAATACAGCTCTGACTGTGCCCTAATAAAGAGTTAACCCTTTTTTAAGGGAGAAAAAAGTGTTTGATGTTGACTGTGGCAGTAATTTTTCAGTTCATGGACTCTTGAAGTGATCTATAAACTACTATTGTACCTTCAAATGTCAGTAGCTTTCCTCCTCCCTCCTTAAAGGGGTTGACTTATTCCAGCAATCTAATCAGGGCGGCTACAATGAAAATTTAAGAACCTGCTTTCACACTGGAGGTTTGATACGGTTTTCACCATGGACAAATCTGCGTCCCTTGCATGTAAACTCTTGCTTTACATAAGCTTCTACTAAGTTTTATTTTTAGCTGTACCGTGAAAATTTGAAAGAGTTTAACTACTAGAAAAACTCTttatttaaatagaaaaaaaatgactgGAGCAGTACTTTGCCTTTTTGCTAGTTAGCATGTATTTTAGCAGTCTTCTTTCCActccactgacactgctgccatttGACGGCATTTATAACTTTCTGGATCTGTATGTGGACTGGTGATTACTCTCTCATTGTACGTCTATGAGATTCAGAGCAAGACTCGTTTTAGCCTGGTTCTCAAAGCAAGTctccaattttgcattgagaaaatTCAAAAAGTTACCTCTGTGccacatagaatcctagaatggtagagttggaagtgacctcctgtgtcatctggtccaaccccctgctcaaagcaggattcactaaatcatgccagacagatgtctgtccagcctctgaagacttccattgaaggagaactctccacctcttgtggccgcctgttccactcattgatcaccctcactgtcaaagttttttctaatatctattgtctcctattcagtttcatcccattgcttctagtctttcctttgtagaaggatcatctttattctcatttgcacaatgtgacagcccttgagatatttgtagaccgctattaagatttctctgtcttcttttttgcaagctaaacattcccaaatcctgtaaatgttcctcataggacatggtttgcagacccgtCTCCATTCTGTTCGCTCTTTTCTGATCTTGCTCCAGTTTCTTttattaaagggcatctgtcaccccaaaaaatcgtatgagataaggccactggcatcaggggcttatctacagcattttataatgctgtagataagcctccgatgtaacctgaaaggtaagaaaaacaggttatattatactcacccaggggccgtccgtgtcggcgcctcccatctttatacgatgaagtcctcttcttgtctttctgccacggctccggcgcaggtgtactttgcctgccctgttgagggcagagcgaagttctgcagtgctcaggcgccgggaaaggtcagagagggcagacaaagtaaacctgcaccggagccgcggcaggaagaaaagaagaggaagtcatcatatgaagataggaggcgccatacccagaccgcgacgcccatcggacccggaccgcagcaggaccgctccaggtgagtataatataacctgtttttctttccTTTCAAGTTACatccagggcttatctacagcattccagaatgctgtagataagcccctgatgccggtggccttctcATAtaagatttttggggtgacagattcccttttaaaatgtggtgcccaaaattggacacagtattccaaatgaggtctgaccaaagaggagtagagggcaataataactgtgtgatctagactgtatacttctattaatacatcccagaatagcatttgccttttttgctgctgcatcacactgttgactcgtgttcagtctgtgatccattagtatacccaagtctttttcacatgtgctgttgcttagccctattcctcccattctgtatatgcgttttttcatttttattgcccagatgtagtactttgcatttttccctgttaaaaaccattctgttagttgctgcccactgctccagtttatttatatctttttgaatcctctctcttctgtagtattagctatccctcctagctttgtgtcatcagcaaatttaatcagtttaccctcaattccttcaacaCATGGCAACCACTGTGTGATTCAGCAGGTCACAAATGCAGTCACATAGTGTTAGAACTGACCTGAAACTGGGGAAAGATGGCGACAGGATGTTACTACCTTCATCACACTTGCTCACGTGATCCCTATCAAAGatagaaaataaaattaaaaaaaaatcactggagtGGTACTTTAGATGTAGTCCCCTTGGTAAAAATAGCTTTCTGACCCTCACGCAGCAGTGCCTTTCCAGTGGTGTTGACCCCAAGTGAGCCAGTGCTTCCTTGACATGTTACATGAGCGCTGCAGCAATTCTGTGCCCATTAATGGGCTGCTGGGGCCCATTCTTCCCTTGGAACGGCAGTGGAGGTGTGACTGCTGCAGCCTAAtagcagctgctgattggctgcagcactcaaGTGACGGAACGCTGATTATTGCTGGAATGGCACCACTgcatgagtataaggatttttgttTTACTTGGGGGAACTCCATTTAATAGTTTGTTGCTTATTTTGAACTGGAAGGTGGAATAGTCTTATCGAATGATCTTGGAGCTCATCCGTGTTTGTATCTGTTCTCGTGCGTGGCGGATAATCCGAGCAATGTTATTTTGTGGTTTTCTACAATATGTATTGATTATTTCCATGTTTTATGTCTTTCAGAATTCAATTCGGCACAATTTGTCTCTTCACAGCAAATTTGTACGAGTACAGAACGAAGGGACTGGTAAAAGTTCATGGTGGATCCTAAATCCAGAAGGTGGAAAGAATGGGAAATCCCCAAGAAGACGAGCTGCCTCTATGGATAACAACAGCAAGTTCACGAAAAGCAGAGGAAGGGCTGCAAAGAAAAAAGCCTCTCTACAGTCAGGTCAAGAATGCAGTGGTGACAGTCCTGGGTCACAGTTCCCAAAGTGGCCTGGAAGCCCCAGTTCACACAGCAATGATGACTTTGAAGCGTGGAACACTTTTCGTCCAAGGACCAGTTCCAATGCAAGTTCGATCATGCCAGAGGAGGAAGATCTTGGAGATGCTGATGTACACAGTCTAGTGTATCCTCCGTCTTCTGCCAAATTGGCGTCTACTTTGCCAAGTCTGTCAGAGATTGGAAACCCTGAAAACATGGAGAACCTTCTAGATAATCTGAATCTGTTATCTCCAAACACCTCATTGACTGTTTCCACACAGTCCTCACCCGCATCCATGATGCAGCAGCAGTCTGGCTATTTATTTACATCCCCGGACACCAATATGGGATCTCCTGATCCAGAATTCAGAAAGTATGGATATGGTCAAGCTGGCATGACCGCCATGTCACAGATGACCATGCAAAGTGTTCAAGAAGGTAAACCTGCCTACAGAGCCGTGGGACCATACAATGTTCCTGCGGGACTTCTAAAGGAACTGCTTACCACAGATTCCCCACCACATAATGATTTGTTGGTCTCGGAGCCTGTGGTTTCTCAAGCCAACGGTAGGATTCTGAGTCAGAATGTGCTGATGGCATCTAATTCTGGAATGTCTGCATATGGCACCCAGCCACCCCACAGCAAAATGAACACCATTCCCCATACACATCAGCAACATACTCAGCAGACCTCCATGAATGGTCGTGCCTTGCCCCATAGTGGGAGCACCATGACTCACACTGCTGGCATTAGCCGCCTGTCAACAGTGAAAACTTCATTACAAGTGCCTATGACTCAGCCCCTTCAGATGTCCGGCATGGGTTCTTATCCTACAAGTAGCTGTAATGGCTATGGCAGAGTCGGCATAGTCTCCATCCACCAGGAGATGCTGCCTAGTGACTTGGATGACATGTTCGTTGAGCGCTTGGACTGTGACATGGAGTCCATTATTCGGAATGACCTCATGGAAGATGGAGAAGCAGATTTTAACTTTGATAGTCTGTTATCAAACCAAAGCTTTCCTCACAATGTCACAACCACCACACACAACTGGGTATCGGGATAGAGGCAGAGAATGTAAGTGTCTGACTTGTGTATAGCAGTATACAATTTGTGGATTATGAAATGGTCTACAAAACACAAAATTCTAGTAGTTTGTTAAATCTGGTAGAGTTGCTATTAAAGGGAGTCTTTCAGCAGGTTTCACTGTGTAATCCTAGAGCAGCATGGCGTATGGACAAACACAGATTCCAGTTTTGCTATAATCCCTGTGTCTTTTGTAgatgtagcagttctctgaatgctgagctctgtgtaaccccgcccccacaccCCTTATTGGCAGCTTTCTAGGTATTCAGTACGGTCAGCAAGCTGCAATCAGTGATAGGTcattctgtgtaaccccacccctaacTGGCCTGCACGCGAAcctagtcctgtaatgataatctcctgctggtaaactgattgtattgaaacttcaACCcagagcctaataagtgacacattcctgGAATCAGGAACTGTTGGTCTATATGATGCTActgctcagattaaatagcaaaaacctgctgacagattcctgttAAAGGGGTTTGACCATGAAAACaacttattttttaaataaagccAGTCAACCAATTGGCTATTGAGGGAGTTGTGGCCAGTCAGTGTAGTGTAGCCATAGCGAACAAATGGGCAAAACCCCTTTTTTGTTGGcctgttatttattttttgtttcttaTCAAAAGGATTTTTTAATTTCATTGTTTTCCCAAATTTAAGTCAATATTTTATCTTCCTATTTCTACTGAATGAATGTTTCTTCAACTAATTCTAACTGAGACCATTCATGCAGCCAATTCCCAAGGGCAAAGCCTCCATTATTCACCCTTCTGCTGATAAATTACCATCAGGCTGGTGTGTATCACCTTGCTCTGGAAATTGCCTTATGATTGATCACCCAGAatcagtagttttttttttttacatatagccGGTGTCTGCACTCTTAATcacatttttattttaccaattaaCTATTTATTAAAAACTGATAATCTTTTGACTTGTTATACAATTTCATAATACAGTTAAGTGATCTTAAATATGTCTTCATTGTATTCACCATGTATATTGTATAGCGGTCTTCACAATTCTAACGGTGCTTCTACGCGGGCAGATTTATCAGGAGTGAGCTTTCCACAATCCTCGTCTTATCACCAGACAAACGTAGATAAAAATCATCGTTCTCATGAGCGCATGATCATTCTTCAATAGGATATGTGAAAAAGATTATATTGACCCTCGTCCTCTGTGTGCGATCGGCTTGTATAAAACTATTAACTCCTTCGCAACTGATAATGTATATTTACATCATCGGACTTgttgcctttgatgcgggctcacacgctgagcccgcatgttttctccccacttgatggctgattta
The Ranitomeya imitator isolate aRanImi1 chromosome 3, aRanImi1.pri, whole genome shotgun sequence genome window above contains:
- the FOXO1 gene encoding forkhead box protein O1, with the protein product MAEAAAPPVVEIDPDFEPLSRPRSCTWPLPRPEFNPNNSATSSPAPSLQPEPAAGNVDFMSLLEESEDYEPGVCGDFLQLQQHPHPQQQQHPQPGALHAPPSVPALSPASSPSPLGAQQPRKSSSSRRNAWGNLSYADLISQAIESAPEKRLTLSQIYDWMVKSVPYFKDKGDSNSSAGWKNSIRHNLSLHSKFVRVQNEGTGKSSWWILNPEGGKNGKSPRRRAASMDNNSKFTKSRGRAAKKKASLQSGQECSGDSPGSQFPKWPGSPSSHSNDDFEAWNTFRPRTSSNASSIMPEEEDLGDADVHSLVYPPSSAKLASTLPSLSEIGNPENMENLLDNLNLLSPNTSLTVSTQSSPASMMQQQSGYLFTSPDTNMGSPDPEFRKYGYGQAGMTAMSQMTMQSVQEGKPAYRAVGPYNVPAGLLKELLTTDSPPHNDLLVSEPVVSQANGRILSQNVLMASNSGMSAYGTQPPHSKMNTIPHTHQQHTQQTSMNGRALPHSGSTMTHTAGISRLSTVKTSLQVPMTQPLQMSGMGSYPTSSCNGYGRVGIVSIHQEMLPSDLDDMFVERLDCDMESIIRNDLMEDGEADFNFDSLLSNQSFPHNVTTTTHNWVSG